In Brachypodium distachyon strain Bd21 chromosome 2, Brachypodium_distachyon_v3.0, whole genome shotgun sequence, one genomic interval encodes:
- the LOC100842117 gene encoding calphotin, whose product MWTKRIKPHAVTLLAAITNPTPESAAAKGHPLVLTPGAPPPPAKSSALPTPILPETWSLAPADPTLATAASFLAASLSGAPLSAPRFRTLVTSFLATLSESLSLPRPAAAAAALPEAIRAAAPYFPATLAPLVASAAAVLAEHDVLLALADARALPHPPPGLLAALSDAGRPDLVCAVLRQAADLRSSELLAALRCFLSPASDEAYDAMVGVKGRWKDAAVLAVNKCVEKGAGKKAKPTAMLLMMGHDWFTSPEVCLHYLFASRNVDCVESVVLAAAVAELDGVEVAGLMRYLAKWVGKYRRFPEAQACPEAAGMLGLDQCESVPSFGAVARAMGLVLDQHFSHLVLNAEVRDELRAAEEMVKELAAEAESSGPILDLLRRMQHDV is encoded by the coding sequence ATGTGGACGAAGAGAATTAAACCCCACGCCGTGACGCTCCTGGCAGCAATCACCAACCCCACGCCggaatccgccgccgccaagggcCACCCGCTCGTGCTCACCCCCggggcgccgcctccgcctgcgaAGTCCTCGGCGCTGCCCACCCCGATCCTACCCGAGACGTGGTCGCTCGCCCCCGCGGACCCGaccctcgccaccgccgcctccttcctcgCGGCCTCCCTCTCAGGCGCGCCACTCTCCGCCCCGAGGTTCCGCACCCTCGTCACCTCCTTCCTCGCCACGCTCTCCGagtccctctccctcccgcgccccgcggccgcggccgcggcgctccccgaagccatccgcgccgccgcgccctaCTTCCCCGCCACGCTCGCGCCCCTCGTagcctccgcggcggcggtcctcGCGGAGCACGACGTGCTGCTCGCCCTCGCCGACGCCCGCGCCCTCCCGCACCCGCCGCCGGGCCTCCTGGCGGCGCTCTCCGACGCCGGCCGCCCCGACCTCGTCTGCGCCGTCCTCCGCCAGGCCGCCGACCTCCGCTCCTCCGAgctcctcgccgcgctccGCTGCTtcctctcgccggcctccgaCGAGGCCTACGACGCCATGGTGGGCGTCAAGGGCCGGTGGAAGGAcgccgccgtgctcgccgTTAACAAGTGCGTGGAGAAGGGtgcggggaagaaggcgaagcCCACCGCGATGCTGCTCATGATGGGGCACGACTGGTTCACCTCCCCTGAGGTGTGCCTGCACTACCTGTTTGCGTCCAGGAATGTGGACTGCGTGGAGTCTGTGGTTCTTGCCGCGGCTGTGGCCGAGCTTGACGGCGTGGAAGTGGCCGGACTGATGAGGTACCTCGCCAAGTGGGTAGGGAAGTACCGGAGGTTCCCGGAGGCCCAGGCTTGTCCGGAGGCAGCAGGAATGCTGGGTTTGGATCAGTGTGAAAGTGTGCCGTCGTTTGGGGCGGTGGCCAGGGCGATGGGGCTGGTGTTGGACCAGCATTTCTCCCACCTTGTGTTGAATGCGGAGGTTCGGGACGAGTTGAGGGCGGCTGAGGAGATGGTTAAAGAGCTGGCTGCCGAGGCCGAGTCTTCTGGTCCAATCCTCGACTTGCTACGCCGTATGCAGCATGACGTGTAA
- the LOC100842428 gene encoding uncharacterized protein LOC100842428, giving the protein MSLLDKWGFYSTDVDTAREEILKYLAQMGNRKVIYFDGWHGFGASAVLTSVAEVLPSRRTIPGLCFDRVIFIDCSKWKNRRALQRAIAEELKLDSSVMASLDKEDEEDDFHGVDESSRNEIDSVALVVDQTLSGTKFILIFLNGSDDEVDVGLSGIPRFSSYGNSMMLWTFKRPCLTVRIPEMQTSFLDKLRYTQSSLIYPYPLIKQLTSSEFQAILHAEAADIVARNPCVLDIDPKTVADCCLYELFLLYNSHIATKSDWVAHASNYWMCDGIIQGDRAMDISKALHQEINWECDSSLLDEILKKFMKYLKPAFMAVKDDDVYTNGPYRWISITSRNMKLHGMETIPAATSSFLAFERSDQPPTLPKGLFEHSSKLSVLILHCCAFKFASPPFHKCHSLRFVGLHRCIDDKTIDGKDPTNWSFLCSLWVLDLRHTDWIEILSEEKLDIMTNMRELNIEGIRSWQYAALLQGRLSNLQRLRIINPTCRSEASKDVDNSFTDKTSMEILDLSGNSEMEILPISLSTAGNLQILVLDGCDGLENVDAPSHVPPSIKSFSFDGYGPASKWTQTVELPPKQFRPSSRTDNKETRISKISLEGCTQLENLFLRGLPNLAELDLSGTAIKILDFKTMVVEVPRLKRLFLIGCKHLRAIIWSDERKPDLELICIDTRPATMCQRPSIDKNKSFGLQVHAVIVDARIARSLCNLLRLYYMINIHITSSPVYDGAVISEAINKDKIDNSNQESLQQLIPAGRYRDVLGMVGVAPMQAFPQPPTRELDQHLEIAEGSCYVESEVDKSLGQLMQYYIESLHVHDVSVRAIISQEYMWWDKLRRCCVERCCKLDTIFPSKSSEFKQLETFWVSDLLMARSIWSKDSSYPRFNDTKSFQYLQHLHLRSCPRLQSVLPVWVSSFPSLETLHIIHCGDLSHIFILDGDYPEEITTNGVPFPKLAAIHLHDLPKLQKICESFNMVAPALESIKIRGCWSLRRLPSVVSRGRGKKKPTVEIEKEVWDALEWDAGHRPDHFEAPGHSRYYKKKMPRGSVLR; this is encoded by the exons ATGAGTCTTCTTGATAAGTGG GGGTTCTACTCCACTGATGTTGATACCGCCAGAGAGGAGATATTAAAATATCTTGCACAAATGGGCAACAGAAAGGTTATCTATTTTGATGGTTGGCATGGATTTGGAGCGTCAGCGGTACTTACATCCGTAGCTGAAGTGCTTCCATCTAGGAGAACCATTCCAGGACTATGCTTTGACAGGGTAATTTTTATAGATTGCTCAAAGTGGAAAAATAGAAGAGCACTGCAGAGGGCAAtcgcagaggaactgaaaCTTGACAGCTCGGTAATGGCCAGTCTGGATaaggaagatgaagaggatgaTTTTCATGGAGTTGATGAAAGCTCGAGGAATGAGATAGACAGTGTTGCCCTAGTGGTTGATCAAACCCTCAGTGGGACCAAATTTATACTCATTTTTCTTAATGGAAGTGATGACGAGGTTGACGTCGGTCTATCAGGTATTCCTCGATTTTCAAGTTATGGCAACAGCATGATGCTTTGGACATTCAAAAGACCCTGCCTGACCGTGCGCATTCCAGAGATGCAAACCAGTTTTCTTGACAAGCTAAGATACACCCAGAGTTCTCTTATTTATCCTTATCCTCTAATCAAACAATTAACAAGTTCAGAGTTTCAAGCCATACTACATGCAGAAGCTGCCGACATAGTTGCTCGCAATCCATGTGTGCTGGACATTGACCCAAAAACTGTTGCAGATTGTTGTCTCTATGAGTTATTCCTGCTTTATAATTCCCACATTGCTACTAAATCTGATTGGGTTGCTCATGCTTCCAACTATTGGATGTGTGATGGGATCATACAAGGGGACAGAGCTATGGATATTAGTAAGGCATTGCACCAAGAGATAAATTGGGAGTGTGATTCTTCTTTGCTCGATGAAATACTAAAGAAGTTCATGAAATATTTGAAGCCTGCTTTCATGGCAGTTAAAGATGATGATGTATATACAAATGGGCCATACCGTTGGATTTCAATCACATCAAGAAACATGAAATTACATGGTATGGAAACTATACCTGCAGCGACATCATCCTTCTTAGCATTTGAAAGATCTGATCAGCCACCAACACTACCAAAGGGCCTGTTTGAACACTCGAGCAAGCTTTCTGTGCTCATTCTCCATTGTTGTGCCTTCAAATTTGCCTCACCTCCTTTCCACAAATGCCATAGCCTAAGATTCGTTGGACTGCATCGATGCATAGATGACAAAACAATTGACGGAAAGGATCCTACAAACTGGTCATTCTTGTGCAGCCTGTGGGTGCTGGACCTACGTCACACTGACTGGATTGAAATTTTATCTGAAGAAAAGTTAGATATTATGACTAATATGAGAGAGCTAAATATAGAAGGAATCAGGAGTTGGCAGTATGCAGCTCTATTACAAGGGCGACTATCTAACCTTCAGAGGCTCCGAATAATCAATCCGACATGTCGGTCGGAGGCATCAAAGGATGTGGATAACTCATTTACGGATAAGACAAGTATGGAAATACTTGATTTGTCAGGCAACAGTGAGATGGAAATTCTTCCAATAAGCTTATCAACGGCGGGTAACCTTCAAATACTTGTGCTTGATGGTTGTGATGGTCTGGAAAATGTGGATGCCCCTAGTCACGTTCCTCCCTCCATCAAGTCCTTTAGCTTTGATGGATACGGACCAGCTTCTAAATGGACACAAACTGTTGAGCTACCTCCGAAACAATTCCGTCCATCTAGCAGAACGGATAATAAGGAAACTCGAATTTCCAAGATATCCTTAGAGGGCTGCACACAGTTGGAGAATCTGTTCCTCCGTGGGCTACCGAACCTAGCAGAACTGGACCTGTCTGGAACCGCAATCAAGATACTTGACTTCAAGACTATGGTGGTGGAAGTCCCAAGGCTCAAGCGGCTATTTCTAATTGGATGCAAGCATCTTCGTGCAATCATTTGGTCGGACGAGAGAAAGCCCGATCTAGAGTTGATATGCATAGACACGCGTCCTGCAACCATGTGTCAACGACCATCCATTGACAAGAATAAATCATTCGGTTTGCAAGTGCATGCTGTTATTGTGGATGCGAGGATTGCTCGCTCTTTGTGCAATCTGTTGCGGCTTTACTACATGATTAATATCCACATCACCTCGTCACCTGTGTATGATGGGGCTGTTATATCTGAAGCAATCAACAAGGATAAAATCGACAACAGTAATCAAGAGAGCTTGCAACAGCTTATTCCAGCTGGGCGGTACAGAGATGTCCTTGGCATGGTCGGCGTTGCGCCGATGCAAGCCTTCCCACAGCCTCCGACTAGAGAGTTGGATCAACATCTAGAGATTGCTGAAGGGAGCTGCTACGTGGAAAGCGAAGTAGACAAATCACTAGGTCAACTGATGCAGTATTATATCGAATCCCTGCATGTGCACGACGTCTCAGTACGTGCCATTATTTCTCAAGAATATATGTGGTGGGACAAACTTAGGCGGTGCTGCGTGGAGAGGTGCTGCAAGTTGGATACCATTTTCCCTTCCAAGTCGTCTGAATTTAAGCAACTGGAGACCTTCTGGGTGTCAGATCTTCTAATGGCCCGCTCGATTTGGAGTAAAGATTCAAGCTATCCTCGCTTCAACGACACCAAATCCTTCCAATATTTACAGCATCTACACCTGCGCTCCTGCCCCAGGCTCCAGTCCGTGCTCCCGGTGTgggtctcctccttccccagCTTGGAGACCCTCCACATCATCCATTGCGGCGACCTCAGCCACATCTTCATACTGGATGGAGATTACCCAGAGGAAATAACCACCAACGGCGTACCATTCCCGAAGCTGGCCGCCATCCACCTGCACGACCTCCCGAAGCTGCAGAAGATATGCGAGTCATTCAACATGGTGGCGCCCGCGCTGGAGAGCATCAAGATCAGGGGATGCTGGAGCCTGCGTCGGCTGCCATCCGTGGTGTCCCGTGGCCGAGGCAAGAAGAAGCCGACCGTCGAGATCGAGAAGGAGGTGTGGGATGCTCTGGAGTGGGACGCCGGCCACCGGCCTGACCACTTCGAGGCGCCGGGCCACTCGCGCTACTACAAGAAGAAAATGCCCAGGGGCTCCGTCCTCAG GTGA
- the LOC104582471 gene encoding E3 ubiquitin-protein ligase RNF13, giving the protein MEPAAGWHYDGFDPNAPWLWLRHRLSRDFILRCEEERTRARAAAAMDGEEQYWEEEDGVDAHRDPASKKAMPMPEARETREQDVCAVCLEELFFSAAGGGVKKKEKLRMMPCSHSFHQSCIWDWLLVNRRCPVCRLAMPPKSLDDDEPDVSQSTEECPSTEQLFPPEETSGDI; this is encoded by the coding sequence ATGGAACCAGCAGCCGGCTGGCACTACGACGGCTTCGATCCCAATGCCCCGTGGCTATGGCTTCGTCACCGGTTGTCCCGGGATTTCATACTTCGatgcgaggaggagcggaCGCGAgcccgggccgccgccgccatggatggggaggagcagtactgggaggaggaggatggcgtcgACGCGCATCGCGACCCGGCATCCAAGAAGGCCATGCCGATGCCGGAGGCGCGGGAGACGAGGGAGCAGGATGTCTGCGCCGTCTGCCTCGaggagctcttcttctccgccgccggcggcggcgtgaagaagaaggagaagctgAGGATGATGCCCTGCTCCCACTCCTTCCACCAGAGCTGCATCTGGGACTGGCTCCTCGTCAACCGGCGCTGCCCAGTCTGCCGTCTCGCGATGCCCCCGAAGTCCCTTGACGACGACGAGCCAGACGTCAGCCAGTCAACTGAAGAATGTCCATCTACTGAGCAACTCTTTCCACCAGAAGAAACAAGCGGCGACATCTGA
- the LOC104582472 gene encoding uncharacterized protein LOC104582472, which yields MQLMQRGAVLCAAAGHSHVHGSCRSSPYKVVLISPGDKNRPIACVYSSETGKWGNLIPAVVEYEVYLAFKPGVLVGNVLYWLSEDLSDMDLLFLEKFTDDIVEFDLDRQSLAVIKGPPCLNDSCRHQIIQAEDGDVGLAMLSYPKFELWQRKVNCHGDTTWLLWKTVQMDTILGIPPLIEGAMRKRDILGYDEDNGAVFLYVDGNVYVVQLKSMQSRKIHETNYTTEYHPFTSFYAPGIAIADGCDGAEMLDDRLV from the exons ATGCAACTGATGCAGCGAGGGGCGGTGCTctgcgctgccgccggccatAGCCACGTGCACGGCAGCTGCCGCTCGAGCCCTTATAAGGTGGTCTTGATCTCCCCAGGAGACAAGAATCGACCCATTGCTTGCGTTTACTCATCGGAGACTGGCAAGTGGGGCAATCTCATCCCAGCAGTGGTTGAATATGAGGTTTATCTTGCTTTTAAACCTGGGGTCCTTGTTGGTAATGTCCTTTACTGGTTGTCTGAGGATTTGAGCGACATGGATTTGctttttttggaaaagttCACAGACGACATAGTTGAGTTTGATTTGGATAGGCAGAGCCTAGCTGTGATCAAGGGGCCTCCTTGTCTGAATGATTCCTGCAGGCATCAGATTATCCAGGCAGAGGATGGCGATGTTGGTCTCGCCATGTTGTCTTACCCTAAATTTGAATTGTGGCAGAGGAAGGTCAATTGTCATGGTGATACTACATGGTTGTTGTGGAAGACTGTTCAAATGGACACCATTCTCGGGATCCCTCCCCTGATTGAAGGAGCAATGAGAAAGAGAGATATACTGGGGTACGATGAGGATAATGGTGCAGTTTTTTTATACGTTGACGGCAATGTTTATGTGGTTCAACTTAAGTCAATGCAATCCAGGAAAATTCATGAAACCAATTATACCACTGAATATCATCCTTTCACGAGTTTCTACGCACCAG GCATAGCCATTGCTGATGGATGTGATGGAGCTGAAATGTTAGATGATCGTCTGGTTTGA